The proteins below come from a single Streptomyces sp. SCSIO 75703 genomic window:
- a CDS encoding alpha/beta fold hydrolase — translation MPTPPRLRAAALAAGAVLLASSLAGCADDPPARGDLTAQELDWKACPAPTPAEGGGPAPSPLPDGGTWQCATMKAPLDWDHPRGDTIGLALIRARSSGPADRRIGSLVFDFGGPGGSGVTTLPAFGADYEHLRTRYDLVGFDPRGVGRSAPVRCEDDRQLDAYFQQDATPDDAAERAALLAGTKRFNAACERNSGRMLPHVATTDAARDMDLMRRVLGDDRLHYFGISYGTELGGVYAHLFPTKVGRAVFDAVVDPDQTEEEGSLGQARGFQLALGQFARNCVATAEDCPIGDSAQDVEDRIVRLLRDLDDRPIPGIPPRKLTQSAATGGIAQSLYSKDFWQYLTEGLEQAYDGDGRILMALSDAMNGRGENGEYSNATAANIAINCADDKPRYDTADVERLLPRFREASPVFGDYLAWGLLGCTGWPVAGAADHPDVSAPGAPPILVIGNTGDPATPYEGAARMARALGRGVGVELTYKGQGHGAYDSGNRCVRDAVHAYLLDGDTPAAGTVCT, via the coding sequence ATGCCGACCCCTCCCCGGCTGCGCGCCGCCGCCCTCGCCGCCGGTGCCGTCCTGCTAGCCTCCTCGCTCGCGGGCTGCGCCGACGACCCACCCGCCCGCGGCGACCTGACGGCACAGGAACTCGACTGGAAGGCGTGCCCGGCCCCCACCCCGGCCGAGGGCGGCGGCCCCGCGCCCTCTCCGCTGCCGGACGGCGGCACCTGGCAGTGCGCCACCATGAAGGCGCCGCTCGACTGGGACCACCCCCGGGGCGACACCATCGGCCTCGCGCTGATCCGGGCCCGGTCCAGCGGCCCCGCCGACCGGCGCATCGGCTCCCTCGTCTTCGACTTCGGCGGCCCAGGCGGCTCGGGCGTGACCACCCTGCCCGCCTTCGGCGCGGACTACGAGCACCTGCGCACCCGCTACGACCTGGTCGGCTTCGACCCGCGCGGGGTCGGCCGCAGCGCGCCCGTGCGCTGCGAGGACGACCGGCAGCTCGACGCCTACTTCCAGCAGGACGCCACCCCGGACGACGCCGCCGAGCGCGCCGCGCTGCTGGCCGGCACCAAGAGGTTCAACGCGGCCTGCGAGAGGAACTCCGGACGCATGCTGCCGCACGTGGCCACCACCGACGCGGCCCGCGACATGGACCTGATGCGCCGGGTCCTCGGCGACGACCGGCTCCACTACTTCGGCATCTCCTACGGCACCGAACTCGGCGGCGTCTACGCCCACCTGTTCCCCACGAAGGTCGGCCGCGCCGTCTTCGACGCGGTCGTCGACCCGGACCAGACCGAGGAGGAGGGCTCGCTCGGTCAGGCCCGCGGCTTCCAGCTCGCGCTCGGCCAGTTCGCGCGGAACTGCGTCGCCACCGCCGAGGACTGCCCCATCGGCGACAGTGCCCAGGACGTCGAGGACCGCATCGTCCGGCTGCTGAGGGACCTGGACGACCGGCCCATCCCGGGCATCCCGCCCCGCAAGCTCACCCAGAGCGCCGCCACCGGCGGCATCGCCCAGTCGCTCTACTCGAAGGATTTCTGGCAGTACCTCACCGAGGGCCTGGAGCAGGCGTACGACGGCGACGGCCGCATCCTCATGGCCCTGTCGGACGCCATGAACGGACGCGGCGAGAACGGCGAGTACAGCAACGCCACCGCGGCCAACATCGCCATCAACTGCGCCGACGACAAACCCCGGTACGACACGGCGGACGTGGAACGGCTGCTGCCCCGGTTCCGTGAGGCGTCCCCGGTGTTCGGCGACTACCTGGCCTGGGGCCTGCTCGGCTGCACCGGCTGGCCGGTGGCGGGGGCCGCCGACCACCCCGACGTCAGCGCGCCCGGCGCGCCGCCGATCCTGGTCATCGGCAACACGGGCGACCCGGCCACCCCGTACGAGGGCGCGGCGAGGATGGCGAGGGCGCTCGGCCGGGGCGTCGGCGTCGAACTCACCTACAAGGGCCAGGGGCACGGTGCCTACGACAGCGGGAACCGGTGCGTGCGCGACGCCGTGCACGCCTATCTGCTCGACGGCGACACCCCTGCCGCGGGCACCGTCTGCACCTGA
- a CDS encoding lysylphosphatidylglycerol synthase transmembrane domain-containing protein, giving the protein MKQQGAHSEGAEGTADASPRPDAAGADATRGGNGGNGEKDAHGANAPGGGAEKAGRPGEPSAGHHSATAADPADVTHIDEVEGDEPLLPARVHRPSDLMRLLVGVLAIGVLLAVAAFAHGTTSGLEQDINKGTGQAPDLLIKIAGLASSIAILLVPVAFAIERLIKRDGLRIADGVLAAVLAHGVTLATDLWVAKGAPESIQEALTQPSPGDVHALTDPVHGYLAPVIAYMTAVGMSRRPRWRAVLWIVLLLDAFSMLVTGYTTPFSIILTVLIGWTVAYGTLYAVGSPNIRPTGRTLMAGLRTVGFHPVTAAREEMPADGTETGDRGRRYFVTLEDGRPLDVTVVDREQQAQGFFYRAWRNLTLRGFATRSSLPSLRQALEQEALLAYAAIAAGANAPKLIATSELGPDAVMLVYEHTGGRTLDSLPDEEITDALLRGTWEQVRALQSRRIAHRRLVGDAILVDRSGTVIITDLRIGEIAAGDLLLRMDVSQLLVTLGLRVGAERAVASAVGVLGPDAVADCLPMLQPIALSRSTRATLRKLARERSEREREAVLEASRQAKLARTEAAGEETAATGKPDKKAVRAEQRAEKRALDEAMEGAREEDLLTQIRHAVLRIRPQAPVEPARLERVRPRTLISFIAGAIGAYFLLTQLTHIEFGALIENAQWGWVVAAVLFSAATYFAAAMALLGFVPERVPFVRTVAAQVAGSFVKIVAPAAVGGVALNTRFLQRAGVRPGLAVASVGASQLFGLGCHILMLLSFGYLTGTEKTPSLSPSRTVIAGLLTVAVLVLVVTSVPFLRKFVVTRVRSLFAGVVPRMLDVLQRPQKLVTGIGGMLLLTACFVMCLDASIRAFGDESSSISLASVAVVFLAGNALGSAAPTPGGVGAVEATLTVGLIAVGLPKEVAAPAVLLFRLLTLWLPVLPGWLAFNHLSRKQAL; this is encoded by the coding sequence ATGAAGCAGCAGGGTGCGCACTCCGAGGGAGCCGAGGGCACCGCTGACGCCTCGCCACGCCCGGACGCCGCCGGCGCTGACGCCACACGGGGCGGGAACGGCGGGAACGGCGAGAAGGACGCGCACGGAGCGAACGCCCCCGGCGGCGGGGCGGAGAAGGCCGGAAGACCCGGCGAGCCTTCGGCCGGGCACCATTCGGCGACGGCCGCCGACCCGGCCGACGTGACCCACATCGACGAGGTCGAGGGCGACGAACCGCTGCTCCCCGCGCGCGTGCACCGTCCCTCGGACCTCATGCGGCTCCTGGTGGGCGTGCTCGCCATCGGCGTGCTCCTCGCCGTCGCCGCGTTCGCGCACGGCACCACCTCCGGGCTCGAACAGGACATCAACAAGGGCACCGGACAGGCACCCGACCTGCTGATCAAGATCGCGGGTCTCGCGTCCAGCATCGCGATCCTCCTGGTGCCCGTCGCCTTCGCCATCGAGCGGCTGATCAAACGCGACGGTCTGCGCATCGCCGACGGCGTCCTCGCGGCGGTCCTCGCGCACGGGGTGACGCTCGCCACCGACCTGTGGGTCGCCAAGGGCGCCCCGGAGTCCATCCAGGAGGCGCTGACGCAGCCCTCCCCGGGCGACGTGCACGCGCTCACCGATCCCGTCCACGGCTATCTGGCGCCGGTGATCGCCTACATGACGGCCGTCGGCATGTCCCGCAGACCCCGCTGGCGCGCGGTGCTGTGGATCGTGCTGCTGCTGGACGCCTTCTCGATGCTGGTCACCGGCTACACCACCCCGTTCTCGATCATCCTGACCGTCCTCATCGGCTGGACCGTGGCCTACGGAACGCTCTACGCCGTCGGCTCCCCCAACATCCGCCCCACCGGACGCACCCTGATGGCGGGCCTGCGCACCGTCGGCTTCCACCCGGTGACCGCCGCCCGCGAGGAGATGCCCGCGGACGGTACCGAGACCGGCGACCGCGGCCGGCGCTATTTCGTCACCCTGGAGGACGGCCGCCCCCTGGACGTCACGGTGGTGGACCGGGAGCAACAGGCGCAGGGCTTCTTCTACCGGGCGTGGCGCAACCTGACCTTGCGCGGTTTCGCGACGCGCAGCAGTCTGCCCTCCCTGCGGCAGGCGCTGGAGCAGGAGGCCCTGCTCGCCTACGCGGCCATCGCGGCGGGCGCCAACGCGCCCAAACTGATCGCCACGTCCGAACTGGGCCCCGACGCGGTGATGCTCGTCTACGAGCACACCGGCGGGCGTACCCTCGACTCGCTGCCGGACGAGGAGATCACCGACGCTCTGCTGCGCGGCACCTGGGAACAAGTCCGCGCCCTGCAGTCCCGGCGCATCGCCCACCGCAGGCTGGTGGGCGACGCGATCCTGGTGGATCGTTCCGGCACGGTGATCATCACGGATCTGCGCATCGGCGAGATCGCGGCCGGCGACCTGCTGCTGCGGATGGACGTCTCACAGCTCCTCGTGACGCTCGGGCTGCGGGTCGGCGCCGAGCGCGCGGTCGCCTCCGCGGTGGGCGTGCTCGGCCCGGACGCGGTGGCGGACTGTCTGCCGATGCTCCAGCCGATCGCGCTCAGCCGCTCCACCCGGGCGACCCTGCGCAAACTGGCCAGGGAGCGTTCCGAGCGGGAGCGGGAAGCCGTGCTGGAGGCGTCCCGGCAGGCCAAGCTGGCCCGCACGGAGGCGGCCGGCGAGGAGACCGCCGCGACCGGGAAGCCGGACAAGAAGGCCGTCCGCGCGGAGCAGCGGGCCGAGAAGCGGGCGCTGGACGAGGCCATGGAGGGGGCGCGCGAGGAGGACCTGCTGACGCAGATCCGGCACGCGGTGCTCCGTATCCGGCCACAGGCGCCGGTCGAGCCGGCCCGGCTGGAACGGGTGCGCCCGCGCACCCTGATCAGCTTCATCGCCGGCGCGATCGGCGCGTACTTCCTGCTGACGCAGCTCACCCACATCGAGTTCGGCGCGCTGATCGAGAACGCCCAGTGGGGCTGGGTCGTGGCGGCCGTGCTCTTCTCGGCGGCGACCTATTTCGCCGCCGCGATGGCCCTCCTGGGGTTCGTGCCCGAGCGGGTGCCGTTCGTGCGGACGGTGGCGGCGCAGGTGGCCGGCTCGTTCGTGAAGATCGTCGCCCCGGCGGCGGTCGGCGGGGTCGCGCTGAACACGCGCTTCCTGCAACGCGCCGGGGTGCGTCCCGGGCTCGCGGTGGCCAGTGTCGGCGCGTCGCAGCTCTTCGGACTGGGCTGCCACATCCTGATGCTGCTCTCGTTCGGCTACCTGACCGGCACCGAGAAGACGCCGTCGCTGTCACCCTCCCGGACGGTCATCGCCGGGCTGCTGACGGTGGCGGTGCTCGTCCTCGTCGTGACGTCGGTGCCCTTCCTGCGGAAATTCGTCGTCACGCGCGTGCGGTCGCTGTTCGCCGGGGTCGTGCCCCGCATGCTGGACGTGCTCCAGCGCCCGCAGAAGCTGGTCACCGGCATCGGCGGCATGCTGCTGCTCACCGCGTGCTTCGTGATGTGCCTGGACGCCTCGATCCGGGCCTTCGGCGACGAGTCGTCCTCGATCAGCCTGGCGAGCGTCGCCGTGGTCTTCCTCGCGGGCAACGCGCTCGGTTCCGCCGCGCCGACGCCGGGCGGTGTGGGCGCCGTGGAGGCGACGCTGACGGTCGGCCTCATCGCGGTCGGGCTGCCCAAGGAGGTCGCGGCACCGGCGGTACTGCTGTTCCGGCTGCTCACCCTGTGGCTGCCGGTGCTGCCGGGCTGGCTGGCCTTCAACCACCTCTCCCGCAAGCAGGCCCTCTAG
- a CDS encoding alpha/beta hydrolase → MARLVRWTALTAAAALLTAGCTGGSSGDEAADGGTGGGRPSAAPSGVPEALAAQKLDWGRCEATDDTPAPGGDWRCTTLKVPLDWSKPDGETIGLALIRSKARGKERIGSLLFNFGGPGGSGVSMMPSYADTTSALHQRYDLVSWDPRGVAASHGIRCREDEAIEAAESVDGTPDTPAEEQAFLEDAADFGKGCEKSAGPLMAHVSTTDTARDMDLMRHVLGDESMHYFGISYGTELGGVYAHLFPQRVGRVILDAVVDPTADMIGHAENQTRGFQRALDGYLKSTGQDPAAGSRKIAALLDRLDAEPLPTSSPGRKLTQTLALTGIVLPLYSQAGWPVLTSALEAAEKGDGSKLLALADGYNERDDSGGYGTTTHSQRVISCLDAKQRPTLEETRKLLPRFEEISPVFGAFLGWDTAGWCHDWPVPGQHETPEVSAPGAAPILVVGNTGDPATPYEGARRMADELGQDVGVLLTWKGEGHGAYGSGSDCVDSAIDGYLLKGTVPEDGTVCS, encoded by the coding sequence ATGGCACGACTCGTACGGTGGACGGCCCTGACGGCCGCCGCCGCACTGCTGACGGCGGGCTGCACCGGCGGCTCGTCCGGCGACGAGGCGGCCGACGGGGGGACCGGCGGCGGCCGGCCGTCGGCGGCGCCCTCCGGGGTGCCCGAGGCACTGGCCGCGCAGAAGCTCGACTGGGGACGGTGCGAGGCCACCGACGACACCCCGGCACCCGGCGGCGACTGGCGGTGCACCACGCTCAAGGTGCCGCTCGACTGGTCGAAGCCGGACGGGGAGACGATCGGTCTCGCCCTGATCCGCTCCAAGGCCCGCGGCAAGGAACGCATCGGGTCCCTGCTCTTCAACTTCGGCGGCCCCGGCGGCTCGGGCGTGTCCATGATGCCGTCCTACGCGGACACCACCTCCGCCCTGCACCAGCGGTACGACCTGGTGAGCTGGGACCCGCGCGGTGTCGCCGCCAGCCACGGCATCCGCTGCCGGGAGGACGAGGCGATCGAGGCCGCCGAGTCCGTGGACGGCACCCCGGACACCCCGGCCGAGGAGCAGGCGTTCCTCGAGGACGCCGCAGACTTCGGCAAGGGCTGCGAGAAGTCCGCCGGCCCCCTGATGGCCCACGTCTCGACGACGGACACCGCCCGCGACATGGACCTGATGCGGCACGTGCTGGGCGACGAGTCGATGCACTACTTCGGCATCTCCTACGGCACCGAACTCGGCGGCGTCTACGCCCACCTGTTCCCCCAGCGGGTCGGCCGCGTGATCCTCGACGCGGTGGTGGACCCGACCGCCGACATGATCGGCCACGCGGAGAACCAGACGCGGGGCTTCCAGCGCGCGCTGGACGGCTATCTCAAGTCGACGGGACAGGACCCAGCGGCCGGCAGCCGGAAGATCGCCGCTCTGCTGGACCGGCTCGACGCCGAGCCGCTGCCCACGTCCTCCCCCGGGCGGAAGCTGACGCAGACGCTCGCGCTGACCGGGATCGTGCTGCCGCTGTACAGCCAGGCCGGCTGGCCCGTGCTCACCAGCGCCCTGGAGGCGGCCGAGAAGGGCGACGGTTCAAAACTGCTCGCGCTCGCCGACGGGTACAACGAGCGGGACGACTCCGGCGGGTACGGCACGACGACCCACTCCCAGCGCGTCATATCGTGCCTGGACGCCAAGCAGCGGCCGACGCTGGAGGAGACCCGGAAGCTGCTGCCGAGGTTCGAGGAGATCTCGCCGGTGTTCGGCGCGTTCCTCGGCTGGGACACCGCCGGCTGGTGCCACGACTGGCCGGTGCCGGGACAGCACGAGACACCGGAGGTCAGCGCGCCCGGCGCGGCCCCGATCCTGGTGGTCGGCAACACCGGCGACCCGGCCACGCCCTACGAGGGAGCCCGCAGGATGGCGGACGAACTGGGCCAGGACGTCGGGGTGCTGCTCACCTGGAAGGGCGAGGGGCACGGGGCGTACGGGAGCGGCAGCGACTGCGTCGACTCCGCGATCGACGGCTACCTGCTGAAGGGCACGGTTCCCGAGGACGGCACCGTCTGCTCATGA
- a CDS encoding MGMT family protein, with the protein MSEQSLPDDTPALPAYAERVLDVAELIPPGRVMTYGDVAEWLQEGGPRQVGRVMSLYGGGVPWWRVVRADGVLLAGHERDALGHYRTEGTPLREAGPAAQARMPRLDLRRARWDGAGHEQGHT; encoded by the coding sequence GTGAGCGAGCAGAGCCTTCCGGACGACACCCCCGCGCTGCCCGCGTACGCCGAGCGGGTGCTCGACGTCGCCGAGCTGATCCCGCCGGGCCGTGTCATGACGTACGGGGACGTCGCCGAGTGGCTGCAGGAGGGCGGCCCCCGGCAGGTCGGGCGCGTGATGTCCCTCTACGGGGGCGGCGTCCCGTGGTGGCGCGTGGTCCGCGCCGACGGTGTCCTGCTCGCCGGTCACGAGCGCGACGCCCTCGGCCACTACCGGACGGAGGGCACCCCCCTCAGGGAGGCCGGCCCGGCGGCACAGGCCCGGATGCCGCGCCTCGACCTGAGACGGGCGCGGTGGGACGGGGCCGGGCACGAGCAGGGTCACACCTGA
- a CDS encoding ATP-dependent DNA helicase, which yields MSSSSSTRQPSHPQARRGSRGTYRLVRTPPERRDPPRLDAAQRAVVDHRAGPLLVLAGPGTGKTTTLVESVADRIARGGDPERILVLTFSRKAAVELRDRMALRIGAARAPRATTFHSFGYALVRSHQDSDLFAEPLRLLSGPEQDVTVRELLAGQRDLERLGLAHVRWPDDLRACLTTRGFADEVRAVLARSRELGLAPDALAAFARRIGRPDWHAAAAFLAEYLDVLDLQGVLDYAELVHRAVLLARRPEVGARLAACYDAVYVDEYQDTDPAQVRLLRALAGGGRTLVAFGDPDQSIYAFRGADVNGILEFPHVFPRADGRPAPVEVLRTARRSGAGLLTATRLLTQRMPLNRLPADKARAHRELTPVRDGGRVEVYTYPTPGAELDNIADILRRAHLEDGVPWSGMAVLVRAGGRSIPAVRRALTTAGVPLDIDGDDLPLRHEPAVAPLLTALRAVAAAEAARPGKATATGPGAGGAGDDDTRGGDSGGRKDDTPEGGGPDAAAGEAEPPADGRVDGGNDGDVRRGHGGPEDGGALPDHIGPDDSGSPSDYGGAEDGGVRPGHGGPDDGGVRSDHGGPEDGGALPDHVGPGDGDSASDHGESDDDGALLGHAVSDDGGERAAPAGPGGCWLDTETALTLLTSPLAGMDAADLRRLGRALREEERAAGNAFPPPSDVLLTRALAEPERLAVHDPAYARGAQRLGALLGKARERLAGGGSAEEALWDLWAGTPWPGRLERASRRGGAAGRNADRDLDAVCALFATAARAEERIGGRGALNFLEEIDAEDIAADTLTRRAVRPEAVRLMTAHRAKGLEWHLVVVAGVQEGLWPDLRRRGSLLEADRIGRDGLAEPLTPGALLAEERRLFYVAATRARERLVVTAVKAPADDGDQPSRFLTELGVTPHDVTGRPRRPLAVAALVAELRATTVDPRVSEPLRQAAAHRLARLAAVADEDGRPLVPAAHPHRWWGMWDPTESRAPLRDRDRPVALSGSALDQLANTCALQWFLGREVKADAPATAAQGFGNVVHVLADEVASGHTAADLDVLMERLDSVWNALAFDAPWKSAQEKANARVALERFLRWHVLDRTGRTPVASEHDFDVTLGAGEYEVRIRGQMDRVEADGDGRAYVVDFKTGKQAPTAGEVARHPQLAVYQLAVREGAVDEVFDGARPEPGGAELVHLRQGAARKDGGETLPKVQGQEPLGTTGDDWVGDLLATAAGKVLDERFTPTEGQHCTHCSFRASCSARPEGRHVVE from the coding sequence GTGAGCTCCTCTTCCTCCACCCGACAGCCGTCGCACCCCCAGGCGCGACGGGGGAGCCGTGGCACCTACCGACTGGTCCGTACCCCTCCGGAGCGCAGGGACCCCCCTCGTCTGGACGCCGCCCAGCGCGCCGTGGTTGACCACCGGGCCGGGCCGCTGCTCGTCCTCGCCGGTCCCGGCACCGGCAAGACGACCACCCTCGTCGAGTCGGTCGCGGACCGGATCGCCCGGGGCGGCGACCCCGAACGCATCCTGGTGCTGACCTTCAGCCGCAAGGCGGCGGTCGAACTGCGCGACCGGATGGCGTTGCGCATCGGTGCCGCGCGCGCCCCCCGGGCGACCACCTTCCACTCCTTCGGCTACGCCCTCGTCCGCTCCCACCAGGACAGCGACCTGTTCGCCGAGCCGCTGCGGCTGCTCTCCGGACCCGAACAGGACGTGACCGTGCGCGAACTGCTGGCCGGCCAGCGCGACCTGGAACGGCTCGGTCTCGCGCACGTGCGCTGGCCCGACGACCTGCGCGCCTGCCTGACCACACGAGGGTTCGCCGACGAGGTGCGCGCGGTCCTCGCCCGCAGCCGTGAGCTGGGCCTCGCCCCGGACGCGCTGGCGGCCTTCGCCCGGCGCATCGGACGCCCCGACTGGCACGCAGCCGCCGCCTTCCTCGCCGAGTACCTGGACGTGCTCGACCTCCAGGGCGTCCTCGACTACGCGGAACTGGTCCACCGCGCGGTCCTCCTCGCCCGCCGTCCCGAGGTCGGCGCCCGCCTGGCCGCCTGCTACGACGCGGTCTACGTCGACGAGTACCAGGACACCGACCCGGCCCAGGTGCGGCTGCTGCGCGCCCTGGCCGGCGGCGGACGCACCCTGGTCGCCTTCGGCGACCCCGACCAGTCGATCTACGCGTTCCGGGGCGCGGACGTGAACGGCATCCTGGAGTTCCCGCACGTCTTCCCGCGCGCGGACGGCCGCCCGGCGCCCGTCGAGGTGCTGCGCACCGCCCGCCGCTCCGGGGCCGGGCTGCTCACCGCCACCCGGCTGCTCACCCAGCGGATGCCGCTCAACCGGCTCCCCGCCGACAAGGCGCGCGCCCACCGCGAGCTGACGCCGGTACGGGACGGCGGTCGCGTCGAGGTGTACACGTACCCGACGCCCGGCGCGGAACTGGACAACATCGCCGACATCCTGCGCCGCGCGCACCTGGAGGACGGGGTGCCATGGAGCGGCATGGCGGTGCTGGTGCGCGCCGGTGGCCGCTCCATCCCGGCCGTCCGCCGTGCCCTCACCACGGCCGGGGTGCCCCTCGACATCGACGGCGACGACCTGCCCCTGCGCCACGAACCGGCCGTGGCACCGCTGCTGACGGCCCTGCGGGCGGTCGCCGCGGCGGAGGCGGCGCGGCCGGGGAAGGCGACGGCGACGGGGCCCGGTGCCGGTGGAGCGGGGGACGACGACACGCGCGGTGGGGATAGCGGCGGCAGGAAGGACGACACGCCGGAGGGCGGGGGCCCAGACGCGGCCGCCGGGGAGGCCGAGCCGCCGGCCGACGGGCGTGTCGACGGCGGGAACGACGGTGACGTGCGGCGCGGCCATGGGGGGCCGGAGGACGGCGGTGCGCTGCCTGACCACATCGGGCCGGACGACAGTGGTTCGCCGTCCGACTACGGGGGGGCGGAGGACGGTGGTGTGCGGCCCGGCCATGGGGGGCCGGACGACGGTGGTGTGCGGTCCGATCATGGGGGGCCGGAGGACGGTGGTGCGCTGCCTGACCACGTCGGGCCGGGCGACGGCGATTCGGCGTCCGACCACGGGGAGTCTGACGACGACGGTGCGCTGCTCGGCCACGCGGTGTCGGACGACGGCGGTGAGCGGGCCGCGCCCGCCGGGCCGGGCGGCTGCTGGCTCGACACCGAGACCGCGCTCACCCTGCTCACCTCGCCGCTCGCCGGCATGGACGCCGCCGACCTGCGCCGGCTGGGCCGTGCCCTGCGCGAGGAGGAGCGGGCCGCCGGAAACGCCTTCCCACCGCCCTCCGACGTCCTGCTCACCCGCGCCCTGGCCGAGCCCGAGCGGCTCGCCGTGCACGACCCGGCGTACGCGCGCGGCGCCCAGCGCCTCGGCGCGCTCCTTGGCAAGGCCCGGGAGCGGCTGGCGGGCGGCGGCAGCGCCGAGGAAGCCCTGTGGGACCTGTGGGCCGGCACCCCCTGGCCCGGCCGCCTGGAGCGGGCCTCCCGCCGGGGCGGCGCGGCGGGCCGCAACGCCGACCGCGACCTCGACGCCGTCTGCGCCCTCTTCGCGACCGCCGCCCGCGCGGAGGAGCGCATCGGCGGCCGGGGCGCGCTGAACTTCCTGGAGGAGATCGACGCCGAGGACATCGCCGCCGACACCCTCACCCGGCGCGCCGTACGCCCGGAAGCCGTTCGCCTGATGACCGCGCACCGTGCGAAGGGCCTGGAGTGGCACCTCGTCGTCGTGGCCGGCGTCCAGGAGGGGCTGTGGCCGGACCTGCGCCGCCGGGGCTCCCTGCTGGAGGCCGACCGGATCGGCCGCGACGGCCTCGCCGAACCCCTCACCCCGGGGGCGCTGCTCGCCGAGGAGCGCCGCCTGTTCTACGTGGCCGCCACGCGCGCGAGGGAACGCCTCGTCGTGACCGCCGTGAAGGCACCGGCCGACGACGGCGACCAGCCCTCCCGCTTCCTGACCGAACTCGGCGTCACCCCGCACGACGTGACCGGTCGTCCCCGGCGGCCCCTCGCCGTCGCCGCCCTCGTCGCCGAACTGCGCGCCACCACCGTCGACCCGCGCGTCTCCGAACCGCTGCGGCAGGCCGCCGCCCACCGTCTGGCCCGCCTCGCCGCCGTCGCCGACGAGGACGGCCGGCCCCTGGTGCCCGCGGCCCACCCCCACCGCTGGTGGGGCATGTGGGACCCCACCGAGAGCAGGGCGCCGCTGCGCGACCGCGACCGCCCCGTCGCCCTCTCCGGCAGTGCCCTCGACCAACTGGCCAACACCTGCGCCCTCCAGTGGTTCCTCGGCCGCGAGGTGAAGGCCGACGCGCCCGCCACCGCCGCCCAGGGCTTCGGCAACGTGGTGCACGTCCTCGCCGACGAGGTCGCCTCCGGGCACACCGCCGCCGACCTCGACGTCCTCATGGAACGGCTGGACTCGGTGTGGAACGCGCTCGCCTTCGACGCGCCGTGGAAGTCGGCGCAGGAGAAGGCCAACGCGCGCGTGGCACTCGAACGCTTCCTGCGGTGGCACGTGCTGGACCGCACCGGACGCACCCCCGTGGCGAGCGAGCACGACTTCGACGTGACGCTCGGCGCCGGCGAGTACGAGGTGCGCATCCGCGGCCAGATGGACCGGGTCGAGGCGGACGGCGACGGCCGCGCCTACGTCGTCGACTTCAAGACCGGCAAACAGGCACCCACCGCCGGTGAGGTGGCCCGCCACCCGCAGCTCGCCGTCTACCAGCTCGCCGTCCGCGAGGGCGCCGTCGACGAAGTCTTCGACGGGGCGCGCCCCGAGCCGGGCGGCGCGGAACTCGTCCATCTCCGCCAGGGCGCGGCCCGCAAGGACGGCGGCGAGACCCTGCCCAAGGTGCAGGGGCAGGAACCCCTCGGCACGACCGGCGACGACTGGGTCGGCGACCTGCTGGCCACGGCGGCGGGCAAGGTCCTGGACGAGCGGTTCACCCCCACCGAGGGACAGCACTGCACGCACTGCTCCTTCCGCGCCTCGTGCAGCGCCCGCCCGGAGGGACGCCACGTCGTGGAATAG